In Halanaerobium praevalens DSM 2228, the DNA window AAAATTCCAGCACCTTCTCCAATTACAAAACCATCTCTATCTTTATCAAATGGTCTACTAGCTTTTTCTGGTTCCTCATTTCTAGTAGATAAAGCTTTCATATTCCCAAAGCCAGCAACGGCTGATGGAGTAATTGAAGCTTCTGTACCTCCAGCAATCATAATATCTGCTGCTCCTCTTTTGATTGTTTCAAAAGCTTCTCCAATTGCTGTTGTTCCTGAAGCACAAGCTGTGACTGTATTCATATTTGGCCCTTTTGCTCCAGAATAAATAGCCACATTACCTGCAGCCATATTTGAAATCATCATTGGAATAAAGAAAGGACTGACTCTACGAGGACCTCGCTTATTTAATTTTCCAACCTGTTCTTCAAAAACTTCTATGCCTCCAATACCTGAACCTACAATTACTCCGGTGCGGTCTGCAATTTCATCAGTTATTTTTAAATCTGCATTCTCTAAAGCTTTCATAGCAGCTACAATACCATATTGACTGTAAAGGGCTAAACGTTTAGCTTCTTTACGATCTATGTATGCTGCTGGATTAAAATCTTTTAATTCTGCTCCAATTTGACTTGGAAAGTCTTGAGGATCAAATTTTTCGATTTTAGAAACTCCAGATTTACCTGCTTTTATATTTTCCCAGAATTCATTTAATTCTGTGCCTAAAGCATGAACAATCCCTGCACCTGTAATTACTACTCTTTTATCTTTATCCATTAAATTAATCTCCTCCTAAAATAATCTTTGTCAATTATTTTTAGTTTCAATTGTTTATTTTAATTTTTTTAAAGTTTTTTCTAAACTTTTTTGATCTTCAACATTATAAGCCTTAAGTGAGCGATCAATTCTGCGCATTAGTCCTTTTAAAACTCTACCTGGCCCTACTTCAATATAATTTTTATAGCCATCTGTTTTAAATTTTTCTATAGTCTCTAACCAGCGCACACTATTATCTAATTGTTTAATCAAAGCAGATTTAATTTCACTACTTTCTTTTACATAATCAGCTTCAACATTTGCAATCAAAGGGATTTGGGCATCTTTAAATTCTACTTCTTCAATAGCTTTTTTTAATTCTTCTTTAGCTGGTTCCATTAAAGGAGAATGAAAAGCTCCACTAACTGAAAGATTAATTACTCTTTTGGCTCCTTTTTCAGTTAACAACGCTTGAGCTTTTTTGACTGCTGCAACTTCACCTGAAATCACAACTTGAGTCGGAGAATTATAATTAGCTACTGTAATAATCCCTTCAATTTCTCTTAATACTTTTTCTACTTTTTTTGCCTCTAAACCAATTACAGCTGCCATTGTCCCATTATTTTCAGGATCTGCTTGGTCCATTAATTGGCCCCGAAGTCTTACTAATTTTAAACCTGCTTCAAAACTAAGCACTCCAGCTGCATAAAGAGCTGAATACTCACCTAAACTATGGCCTGCTACTGCTGCTGCCTGAAGCCCTTTTGCTTTCAGAACAGCTTTAACCATTGCACTAACAGTATAAATTGCAGGTTGGGTGTTTTTAGTATTATTTAATTTCGCCTCTGGTCCTGCAAAAATCATTTCCTTTAAATCAAAATCTAATATTTGATCTGCTTTATCTAAAATATTTTTTGCTTCTTCAAAATTTTGATATAATTCTTTTCCCATGCCAACATACTGTGAACCCTGACCAGAAAATAAAAAAACTAAATCATTAGTCATTATAAAGCCTCCAATTAATTATTAATTTTATATTTTCACTTAAATTTCATTTAGTATTTTATTTTAAGTTATTCCATTCTAAAACTGCTGAAGCCCAAGTTAAACCAGCTCCGAAAGCAACTAAAACAATTTTATCACCTTTTTTTAACAAGCCTTTTTCTTTAGCTTCTGTTAAAGCTATGGGCACAGAGGCTGCTGAAGTATTACCGTATTCTGGTAAGTTGACATAAACTTGTTCATCTTTTAATTTTAATCGCTTAGCAGCAGCTGCTATAATTCTAGTATTTGCTTGGTGGGGAACTAATAAATCTACATCTTCTTTTTTAATACCTGCTTTTTTTAACACTTTAAGTGAAGCTTTACCCATTGTTTTAACTGCAAATTTAAAGACTGGAGTACCTTCCATCTTAAGATAATGTTCTCGATTAGCTACTGTTTGCTCAGAAGCTGGCTTACGAGATCCTCCTGCAGTTTGATAAAGAGCATCTGCTCCTGAACCATCTGCTCCTAAATCAGTCGCTAAAATACCACCCTCATCTGTTGCTGAGAAAACTGCTGCTCCTGCTCCATCACCAAATAAGACACAAGTACTTCGATCTTCCCAATCCATGATTTTAGAAAGTACTTCAGCCCCAATTACTAAAATATTTTTATATGTTCCTGATTCTATAAAATTAGCTGCAACACTAACCCCATAAACAAAGCCTGAACACCCTGCCTCTAAGTCAAAAGCTGCTGCATTTTTTGCACCAATTTTATTTTGAATAATACATGCAGTAGCAGGAAACATCATATCTGGAGTTGCTGTCGCTACAATAATTAGCTCTAAATCTTCAGCCTTAATTTCTGCATCTTCTAAAGCTGCCTCAGCTGCTTTGATTCCCAAATCAGATGCTGCCTGATCTGCTGCAGCTATTCTTCTTTTTTCAATTCCAGTTCTTGTTTTTATCCATTCATCACTTGTATCTACCTTTTTTTCTAAGTCATGATTAGTTACTACTTTATCTGGCAGATATTTGCCCAGACCAATAATTGTTGCTCTACTCAAAATAGTCACCTTCCTTAGTTTGTCTATCTAAATTTATATCACTTTTTCGACTCTTAGTCAAGTTGATTAAAAAAAATAGCTTTATAAAATAAAACTATTTTAATTAATTATTAAATTGATGAATTAGAGAATAGTTTATTTAAAAAATACCTAATTTACATTTAACTATTTCTACATCTTGTTCCTTGACAATTTTTCCGATTTCAGAAACTGATTTTTTTAATAATTCAGCTAGTAAATGAGCTTGGTAACAAGTCATTTTTTCTGGTTGAATTATAAAGGGCAGATTTTTAATTTTACCTGCAGAAAGTAAGGCATTAGTATTTATTTTTATATTAGCCCTATTTTTTACCATTTTAGCTGATTCTTTTTCTTTTTCATCTTTTTTTTCTAAATAAAAAAGCAAATCTGGGTTTAAAAAATTAATTATTGTATTACCTTCGATAAAAAGTCTTTCTATATCATCATCAAGAAGATTTCTAGCTAATTGATAAGCACTAGGTAATTCTGCTGCAGGGCTTTCTAATAATATAACCTTATCTGCACCATGCTCAACAACTCTAGCTGTATCAGTGCCTTCTTTATTAATTATTTTGGGATCATTAATAACTTTATATTGTTCAAGTTCATTATTAACTGATGTTTTAATTACTGCTGTTTTAGGACAACTATCTGCTAACATTAAAGAAATCAAGGTTGTTTTACCTGCTTTAGTAGCAGAAGCACTGACTCCTATCATTTCCATATTATTCCTCCTAGAATTTTATTTAACTAGATCAATACTTACAATAAAATATTAAGGGATAATTAGCCAAAAATCAAATTTAAATACAAATATAGGTAGCTATGCAAGCTATTTTTGCAATTGCTACCTATATTAGTTAAGTATTCATT includes these proteins:
- the fabF gene encoding beta-ketoacyl-ACP synthase II; the encoded protein is MDKDKRVVITGAGIVHALGTELNEFWENIKAGKSGVSKIEKFDPQDFPSQIGAELKDFNPAAYIDRKEAKRLALYSQYGIVAAMKALENADLKITDEIADRTGVIVGSGIGGIEVFEEQVGKLNKRGPRRVSPFFIPMMISNMAAGNVAIYSGAKGPNMNTVTACASGTTAIGEAFETIKRGAADIMIAGGTEASITPSAVAGFGNMKALSTRNEEPEKASRPFDKDRDGFVIGEGAGILILETLESAQKRGANIIAELVGYGASGDAYHITSPAPAGEGAVRAMQAAIERAGMKPEAINYINAHGTSTPLNDKYESTAIKNLFGEHAFKLKVSSSKSMTGHLLGAAGGVEAIISALAVKEDIVPPTINFKEGSEECDLDYQPAQAGKAKLNAALSNSFGFGGQNACLVIKKYQK
- the fabD gene encoding ACP S-malonyltransferase translates to MTNDLVFLFSGQGSQYVGMGKELYQNFEEAKNILDKADQILDFDLKEMIFAGPEAKLNNTKNTQPAIYTVSAMVKAVLKAKGLQAAAVAGHSLGEYSALYAAGVLSFEAGLKLVRLRGQLMDQADPENNGTMAAVIGLEAKKVEKVLREIEGIITVANYNSPTQVVISGEVAAVKKAQALLTEKGAKRVINLSVSGAFHSPLMEPAKEELKKAIEEVEFKDAQIPLIANVEADYVKESSEIKSALIKQLDNSVRWLETIEKFKTDGYKNYIEVGPGRVLKGLMRRIDRSLKAYNVEDQKSLEKTLKKLK
- a CDS encoding beta-ketoacyl-ACP synthase III, producing MSRATIIGLGKYLPDKVVTNHDLEKKVDTSDEWIKTRTGIEKRRIAAADQAASDLGIKAAEAALEDAEIKAEDLELIIVATATPDMMFPATACIIQNKIGAKNAAAFDLEAGCSGFVYGVSVAANFIESGTYKNILVIGAEVLSKIMDWEDRSTCVLFGDGAGAAVFSATDEGGILATDLGADGSGADALYQTAGGSRKPASEQTVANREHYLKMEGTPVFKFAVKTMGKASLKVLKKAGIKKEDVDLLVPHQANTRIIAAAAKRLKLKDEQVYVNLPEYGNTSAASVPIALTEAKEKGLLKKGDKIVLVAFGAGLTWASAVLEWNNLK